In one Mucilaginibacter sp. PAMB04168 genomic region, the following are encoded:
- the gldL gene encoding gliding motility protein GldL, with translation MAGKKKGKFGIGNIVSIGASVVIVGLLFKIQHWPFATVFITVGLLTEAFLFLLLGLQPEPTEVDWTKAYPELADDYTGEPVKRAAAAPQQVSTGHTAALDKMLADAKINPELIGTLGEGLRTFGDKVASISKVADAGAATNEFATKLKAAGASYDTLSVAFSKASANLEEMANSNIDSKAYHDQVNSLAKNLSALNAVYELELQDSSAHLKSMNKFYQNLSLTMNNFNESLDDSKQFKDEVGRLAKNLGSLNSVYGNMLAAMNQPRV, from the coding sequence ATGGCTGGCAAGAAAAAAGGAAAATTTGGAATTGGTAACATTGTATCTATTGGTGCATCCGTGGTAATCGTCGGATTGTTATTTAAGATACAGCACTGGCCTTTTGCCACAGTTTTCATTACAGTTGGTTTATTAACCGAAGCATTCCTATTTTTATTACTGGGTTTACAACCTGAACCTACCGAAGTTGACTGGACTAAAGCATATCCTGAATTGGCTGACGATTATACCGGCGAGCCAGTTAAACGCGCTGCTGCGGCTCCGCAACAAGTAAGCACCGGCCATACTGCTGCATTAGATAAAATGCTTGCCGATGCTAAAATTAATCCCGAACTGATTGGTACATTGGGCGAAGGTTTAAGAACATTTGGCGATAAAGTGGCCAGTATTTCTAAGGTAGCCGACGCTGGTGCAGCTACCAACGAGTTTGCTACTAAATTGAAAGCAGCAGGCGCAAGTTACGATACCCTTAGCGTTGCTTTTTCTAAAGCTTCTGCCAACCTTGAGGAAATGGCTAACTCTAACATTGATTCAAAAGCATATCATGATCAGGTAAACAGCCTGGCCAAAAATTTATCGGCCCTTAATGCTGTTTACGAACTGGAATTGCAAGATTCAAGCGCTCACTTAAAATCGATGAACAAGTTTTACCAGAACCTGTCTTTAACCATGAATAACTTCAACGAGTCATTAGATGATTCAAAACAGTTTAAAGATGAAGTAGGCCGTTTAGCTAAAAACCTAGGCTCATTGAACTCTGTATACGGTAATATGCTGGCAGCTATGAACCAGCCACGTGTTTGA
- the gldN gene encoding gliding motility protein GldN has protein sequence MRRKIFVLGLLSLICLSTYAQRRGTTRKRTTKAATQSNVANTTFNAQPAVDTAKKAKPFERPMDGYYKKANILSARVTPYANLREADVVYSKRVWRELDLREKMNQYLGSPKARLIDVLMEAVDAGELTAYDPNPSKDDPNGDGFAVPLTPGKAKARLADSAVVDQFDAQGNKIGSKLQAGDFNPDSVIRFRIKEDWVFDRQRSIFEPRIIGIAPLMKIKAAGIDTDFQPVFWIYFPEARQVLASKEAVSRNNDATGLSFDDVFMKRLFASVIVKVSNQKDERIKDYAQGIDKLYESEKVKKSLMDWELGLWQH, from the coding sequence ATGAGACGGAAGATTTTTGTGCTGGGGCTATTGAGTTTAATTTGTTTGAGCACTTACGCTCAAAGGCGCGGCACCACACGTAAACGTACAACTAAAGCAGCAACGCAAAGTAATGTAGCTAATACCACATTTAATGCACAGCCTGCTGTTGATACGGCTAAAAAAGCTAAGCCTTTTGAGCGGCCAATGGATGGCTATTACAAAAAAGCCAACATTTTAAGTGCCCGCGTTACTCCATATGCTAACCTGCGCGAAGCTGACGTTGTGTATTCGAAGCGTGTTTGGCGCGAGCTTGACCTGCGCGAGAAGATGAACCAGTACTTAGGTTCACCGAAAGCCAGGTTAATTGATGTGCTGATGGAAGCTGTAGATGCCGGTGAGCTTACTGCTTATGATCCTAACCCGAGTAAGGATGATCCTAACGGAGACGGTTTTGCCGTACCGCTTACCCCGGGCAAAGCTAAAGCCCGCCTGGCAGATAGTGCGGTAGTTGATCAATTTGATGCGCAGGGCAATAAAATTGGCTCTAAGTTACAAGCCGGTGATTTTAACCCTGATAGTGTAATTCGTTTCCGTATTAAGGAAGACTGGGTTTTTGACAGACAACGCTCAATTTTTGAGCCGCGTATTATAGGTATTGCGCCTTTAATGAAAATTAAGGCTGCTGGTATCGATACCGATTTTCAGCCGGTTTTCTGGATTTACTTCCCAGAAGCGCGCCAAGTGTTAGCTTCTAAAGAAGCGGTAAGTCGCAACAACGATGCCACCGGTTTAAGCTTTGATGACGTGTTCATGAAACGCTTATTTGCCAGTGTAATTGTTAAAGTATCCAATCAAAAAGACGAGCGTATAAAAGATTATGCGCAAGGCATCGATAAGCTTTATGAATCTGAAAAAGTAAAGAAATCGTTAATGGATTGGGAACTTGGCTTATGGCAGCACTAA
- a CDS encoding SUMF1/EgtB/PvdO family nonheme iron enzyme, whose translation MKTRYFLLLLLAGAILSGCGTGNKGEVLGVRSKPFRAELPAGMVYIPGGSFLMGQTDQDVTFAQIAQTKQVTVSPFFMDQTEITNSQYKQFVNTVRDSIAITNYLNDDKYYVKSKDASANGKKYINWDYVSKHPVFRSGKGKGQASNAGKLDGMYYQGDDRVFDRNEIDVRQLKYNYAMMVLRNASDQRFDKTKKRSDFILRDTVPVYPDTLVWLNDFSYAANEPMVEGYFSHPSYQNYPVVGVTWRQARAFSIWRSRVNDAVKDAHGLPHRLPYSLPTEAEFEYASRGGRIGTDYPWGGPYIKNAKGCLLANFKPGRGNYTDDGGAYTVNVRSYFPNDYGLYNMAGNVSEWTQSAFDEAASTFVHDMSPTFNYEAKASDPEVLKRKVVRGGSWKDIGYFLQNATRSYEYQDTAKSYIGFRCVSHFVGRDFRDKR comes from the coding sequence ATGAAGACACGTTACTTTCTTTTGTTATTGTTAGCAGGGGCGATTTTGAGTGGTTGTGGTACAGGCAACAAAGGAGAGGTGTTGGGTGTACGCAGCAAACCTTTCCGAGCAGAATTGCCTGCTGGCATGGTTTACATACCGGGTGGTTCTTTCCTGATGGGGCAAACTGATCAGGATGTTACTTTTGCCCAAATAGCGCAAACCAAGCAGGTTACGGTATCTCCGTTTTTTATGGATCAAACAGAGATAACCAATAGCCAGTACAAGCAATTTGTGAACACCGTACGCGACTCTATTGCTATCACCAACTATTTAAATGACGATAAATACTATGTTAAATCCAAAGATGCATCTGCCAATGGCAAAAAATACATCAATTGGGATTATGTGAGTAAACATCCGGTCTTTCGCAGCGGTAAAGGTAAAGGACAGGCGTCAAACGCAGGTAAGCTTGATGGTATGTATTACCAAGGGGATGATCGTGTGTTTGACCGTAACGAGATTGACGTACGCCAGTTAAAATATAACTATGCCATGATGGTGTTACGCAATGCATCCGACCAGCGCTTTGACAAAACCAAAAAACGTTCAGATTTCATTTTACGCGATACTGTTCCTGTTTATCCTGATACGCTGGTTTGGTTAAATGACTTTTCTTATGCGGCTAACGAGCCAATGGTAGAAGGTTATTTCTCGCACCCATCATACCAAAATTATCCGGTAGTAGGCGTTACCTGGCGTCAGGCACGTGCTTTCAGTATTTGGCGCTCACGCGTAAATGATGCAGTTAAAGATGCACATGGACTTCCACACCGTTTGCCTTACAGCTTGCCTACCGAGGCTGAGTTTGAATACGCATCGCGCGGTGGCCGTATCGGTACCGATTACCCTTGGGGTGGTCCTTATATCAAAAATGCTAAAGGCTGTTTATTGGCCAACTTTAAACCCGGCCGTGGTAATTATACTGATGATGGCGGCGCATACACCGTAAACGTACGTTCTTATTTCCCTAACGATTATGGCTTGTACAATATGGCCGGTAACGTATCAGAGTGGACACAGTCTGCCTTTGATGAAGCGGCTTCTACCTTTGTGCATGATATGTCGCCTACGTTTAACTATGAGGCCAAAGCCAGCGACCCCGAAGTGCTGAAACGTAAAGTTGTACGCGGCGGTTCATGGAAAGACATTGGCTACTTCCTGCAAAATGCAACCCGTTCTTACGAGTATCAGGATACCGCAAAATCTTACATCGGTTTCCGCTGTGTATCACACTTCGTAGGTCGTGATTTCCGAGACAAACGTTAA
- a CDS encoding transglycosylase domain-containing protein produces MIVKLSKPEIRSYNWLIWKIALGCLAFFILIIALTAFGVFGPLPSFRDLENPKSNQASEIMSSDKKILGKYYVQNRSNVSYSQISPNVIHALVATEDNRFYNHSGIDFGRAFTIIFYNLIGKKQGGSTITQQLALNLFSERSHDRLTRIRQKLQEWVIAVRLERNYTKEEIITMYLNTVDFGAYNTFGISSAAATYFNTTPDKLTPDQAALLIGMVNGPGIYSPIRHPENAITRRNFVLRRMTEEGYLSDGQAEEYKSKSLGLNFHPSDHNEGLATYFRSVLKKDVQRILNEQDLHKSDGTPYDLDRDGLKIYTTLNYTMQQYAEEAQKEYMKQLQQQFNQHWRGRSLWKSVPDFGMLMDQGMKRSDRYKSLKQQGKSDEEIRQDFNTPTSMNLFTWHGNIDTTMKPVDSVVYCKMLLRNAMMSMDPTTGYVKAWVGGINYEHFKYDQVKMGTRQVGSTAKPFTYSVAIENGFSPCMQVNNVPDTIYNYGKPWAPGSNPSETVHGMITLRKALARSQNWVTAHVMKEVTPQPVADLIKKMGITSNVPAYPSICLGTFDASLYDMTGAYGVFANEGLWTEPTYLLRIEDKNGNLLYDHKARVVQAMNPQTAYVMTYMLKGVVDEGTGWRLRSKYGLRNPIGGKTGTTQNNSDGWFIGITPQLVTGVWTGCEDRAIHFRSTNLGEGANSALPVFALYMKKIYANPSLGIKQNIDFAQPKSGINVTLDCNAYGQQQQEAAEVDNKLGF; encoded by the coding sequence ATGATTGTTAAGCTCTCTAAACCCGAAATACGCAGTTATAACTGGCTCATCTGGAAAATAGCCCTGGGCTGTCTGGCCTTCTTTATATTAATTATAGCGCTTACTGCCTTCGGCGTATTTGGTCCCCTGCCCTCTTTCCGCGATTTGGAGAATCCAAAAAGTAACCAGGCTTCTGAAATAATGTCATCTGATAAAAAGATTTTGGGTAAATATTACGTGCAAAACCGCTCAAACGTAAGTTACAGCCAAATATCGCCAAATGTGATACATGCACTGGTAGCCACTGAGGATAATCGTTTTTACAATCACTCAGGTATTGATTTTGGCCGCGCTTTCACCATTATCTTTTATAACTTAATTGGTAAAAAACAAGGTGGCAGTACCATTACGCAACAGCTGGCACTTAATCTTTTTTCAGAGCGTTCGCATGATCGTCTTACCCGTATCAGGCAAAAACTACAGGAATGGGTTATTGCCGTACGCCTGGAGCGCAATTATACCAAGGAAGAAATCATTACCATGTACCTCAACACGGTAGATTTTGGCGCTTATAATACGTTCGGCATTAGTTCGGCTGCGGCTACCTACTTTAATACCACGCCAGATAAATTGACACCCGATCAGGCCGCCTTGCTCATTGGCATGGTAAATGGCCCCGGTATTTATTCACCTATACGCCACCCCGAAAATGCTATAACCCGTCGCAATTTTGTATTACGCCGCATGACCGAAGAGGGTTATTTAAGCGATGGCCAGGCCGAGGAATATAAAAGCAAATCTCTTGGTTTGAACTTTCACCCCAGTGACCATAACGAAGGATTGGCCACTTATTTCCGCTCGGTACTGAAAAAGGATGTACAACGCATACTGAATGAGCAGGACCTGCATAAATCTGACGGAACGCCTTACGATCTTGACCGCGACGGATTAAAAATATACACTACCCTTAACTACACCATGCAGCAGTATGCCGAAGAGGCGCAAAAAGAATACATGAAACAGCTGCAGCAGCAATTTAACCAGCACTGGCGCGGCCGCAGCTTATGGAAAAGTGTTCCGGATTTTGGTATGCTGATGGATCAGGGCATGAAACGTTCAGACCGGTATAAATCTTTAAAGCAACAGGGCAAGTCTGACGAGGAAATCAGGCAGGATTTTAACACGCCAACCAGTATGAATTTATTTACCTGGCATGGTAATATTGACACCACCATGAAACCGGTTGACTCGGTAGTATATTGTAAAATGTTGTTACGTAACGCCATGATGAGCATGGACCCTACCACAGGCTATGTTAAAGCATGGGTGGGCGGCATCAACTACGAGCATTTTAAATACGACCAGGTAAAGATGGGTACGCGCCAGGTAGGCTCAACTGCCAAGCCGTTTACCTACTCGGTAGCTATCGAGAATGGCTTTTCGCCATGTATGCAGGTAAATAACGTACCCGATACCATTTACAATTATGGTAAACCCTGGGCACCTGGCTCAAATCCGTCAGAGACTGTACATGGTATGATTACCCTGCGCAAGGCACTGGCGCGTTCGCAAAACTGGGTAACGGCACACGTAATGAAAGAAGTTACGCCGCAGCCCGTTGCTGACCTGATTAAAAAGATGGGTATTACCAGCAATGTTCCGGCTTATCCGTCTATCTGTTTAGGCACATTTGATGCCTCATTATATGATATGACCGGTGCCTACGGCGTGTTTGCCAACGAAGGATTGTGGACCGAGCCTACCTATTTACTGCGTATTGAAGACAAGAACGGCAACTTGTTATATGACCATAAAGCCCGCGTTGTACAAGCCATGAATCCGCAAACAGCCTATGTAATGACCTATATGTTAAAAGGCGTGGTTGATGAAGGTACAGGTTGGCGCTTACGCAGCAAATATGGCTTACGTAATCCTATTGGCGGTAAAACCGGTACTACCCAAAATAACTCCGATGGCTGGTTTATTGGGATAACCCCTCAACTGGTAACCGGTGTTTGGACGGGCTGCGAAGACCGAGCTATTCACTTCCGCTCTACTAACCTGGGTGAGGGCGCCAACTCTGCCCTCCCTGTTTTTGCATTGTATATGAAGAAGATTTATGCCAACCCCTCCTTAGGCATTAAGCAAAATATTGATTTTGCGCAACCTAAAAGCGGCATCAACGTTACGCTGGATTGTAATGCTTACGGGCAGCAGCAACAGGAAGCAGCCGAGGTAGACAATAAACTGGGCTTTTAA
- the uvrC gene encoding excinuclease ABC subunit UvrC — MFDYKEALKKIPHKPGVYQYWDDSNELIYIGKAKDLRNRVSSYFVKDHQLSSKTRVLVSKIRNITFTIVDTEVDAWLLENSLIKKHKPKYNIDLKDDKTYPWIVIKNERFPRIYWTRNIVRDGSKYLGPYPSVSMMHTILGVIRETYALRTCNLALTPENINAGKFKVCLEYQLGNCKGPCQNYQTEDDYNRSINEIMDILNGKIGSVLKDLKRDMEGAASNLDFELAHRLKRKYDLLINYQSKSTVVNSSITDVDVFSIASDEKHAFVNFLKVMNGTITQTQTIELKKRLDESDAELLTFAISEFRTRFNSKSKEIIVPFEIELVDDNIKFTVPKLGEKRKLLDLSQKNVHFFKRDKLEQYEKLNPDVRTERLLTQMMKDLRMNQLPRHIECFDNSNFQGKYPVSAIVVFKDARPSKKDYRFFNVKTVEGPNDFATMEEAVFRRYRRLLDEGTSLPQLVIIDGGKGQLSAALKSLKLLGIEKQLTVIGIAKRLEEIFYPGDQYPLYLDKRSESLKIIQQLRDEAHRFGITAHRKKRDKGTLATELELVPGIGRLSAEKLLKYFKSVKKIREASLNELQEVVNLKQAQAVVNYFKQDEAVASE; from the coding sequence ATGTTTGACTATAAAGAAGCATTAAAAAAGATACCGCATAAACCTGGTGTTTACCAATACTGGGATGACAGTAATGAACTAATTTACATTGGTAAGGCTAAAGATCTGCGCAATCGGGTATCATCTTACTTTGTTAAAGACCACCAGCTTAGTTCCAAAACGCGGGTATTGGTGTCAAAAATCCGCAATATTACTTTTACCATTGTTGATACAGAGGTAGATGCCTGGCTGCTCGAGAACAGCTTAATTAAAAAGCACAAGCCTAAGTACAACATAGATTTAAAGGATGACAAGACCTACCCCTGGATTGTTATTAAAAACGAGCGTTTCCCCCGCATTTATTGGACACGTAATATTGTGCGCGATGGCTCCAAATACTTAGGACCTTATCCTTCGGTAAGCATGATGCATACCATATTGGGCGTAATACGCGAAACCTATGCGTTACGCACCTGTAATTTGGCCTTAACGCCCGAAAATATTAATGCCGGTAAATTTAAGGTTTGCCTCGAGTATCAGTTGGGCAATTGTAAAGGCCCCTGCCAAAACTACCAAACCGAAGATGACTACAACCGTAGCATCAACGAAATAATGGATATATTGAATGGAAAGATTGGTAGTGTACTGAAAGATCTGAAACGTGATATGGAAGGGGCCGCTTCTAATCTTGACTTTGAACTGGCGCACAGGTTAAAGCGCAAATATGATTTACTCATCAACTATCAAAGTAAATCTACTGTTGTTAATTCGTCTATCACCGATGTTGACGTATTTAGTATCGCCTCTGATGAGAAGCATGCTTTTGTGAACTTTTTGAAGGTAATGAACGGTACAATTACCCAAACACAAACCATAGAGTTAAAAAAGCGGCTGGATGAAAGTGATGCTGAATTGCTGACTTTTGCTATATCTGAGTTTAGGACGCGGTTTAACAGCAAATCGAAAGAAATTATTGTGCCCTTTGAGATTGAACTGGTTGATGACAATATAAAGTTTACGGTACCTAAACTGGGCGAAAAAAGGAAATTGCTTGACTTATCACAAAAGAATGTGCATTTCTTTAAACGCGATAAGCTGGAACAATACGAGAAATTAAATCCCGATGTGCGCACCGAACGCCTGCTTACGCAAATGATGAAAGACTTGCGCATGAACCAGCTACCGCGTCATATTGAGTGTTTTGATAACTCAAACTTTCAGGGAAAGTACCCGGTATCGGCCATTGTGGTATTTAAAGATGCCAGGCCTTCCAAAAAAGATTACCGCTTTTTTAATGTAAAAACGGTTGAGGGGCCTAATGACTTTGCTACCATGGAAGAGGCCGTGTTCCGCCGCTACCGCCGGTTGCTGGATGAAGGCACGTCATTACCGCAACTGGTGATTATTGATGGTGGCAAAGGCCAGCTTTCTGCCGCTTTAAAGAGTTTAAAATTGTTGGGCATCGAAAAACAGTTAACTGTGATAGGTATTGCCAAACGGCTCGAAGAAATTTTCTATCCAGGCGATCAGTACCCTTTATACCTTGACAAACGCTCCGAGTCATTAAAAATAATACAGCAACTGCGTGACGAGGCACACCGCTTCGGTATCACTGCCCACCGTAAAAAACGCGACAAAGGCACGTTAGCCACAGAGCTGGAACTTGTACCTGGTATTGGTCGTCTATCAGCCGAAAAGCTGCTCAAATACTTCAAGTCTGTTAAGAAAATTCGAGAAGCCAGCCTTAATGAATTACAGGAAGTTGTAAACCTAAAACAGGCGCAGGCGGTGGTTAACTATTTCAAACAGGATGAGGCCGTTGCCAGCGAGTAA
- the gldM gene encoding gliding motility protein GldM, which produces MAGGKETPRQRMIGILYLVLLGLVALNVPDSLLNAFKNISDSLSSSKSNVQTGIDNTYDAFEKTKLKEQPDRAKPIYDKAKQASQVAKELDDYVEGLKKVLIDKAGGFDENINDWKGRDNLDISAEVMINGKKGEELRKKIDETREKLLNLLDPKDRTSTKLSLSADAPEAKKGNAKLKWEEAYFGDGIPMGAAMTSLTKVQADAKNAESEVVKKILGKVDQAVVNLDKFSAVAVAPSSYIIAGQPYKAEVFLTASDSKSNPDISVNGSRLQVSEGRGTYSTGTSGEGTRTWIGTIRVRQNDGTIKEYKTAPQTYQVAKPSATVAAEKMNVLYIGVSNPLSVSAPGIPKDKLRVSMSGGSVSGSNGSFTARVTSPGTVNVTVSGEASPGKTQVLGSTLFRVKRIPDPVVMFGGKDGGQTSTANLKAQDRVFAKLENFEFDANFNIQRFNLLILKPRQDPILLSTSGNQLSGQMRAAMASIVPGTRVAFTSVIAVGPDGSQRGLKDIIISAN; this is translated from the coding sequence ATGGCTGGAGGTAAAGAAACCCCAAGGCAGCGGATGATCGGCATCCTGTACTTGGTTTTATTGGGCTTAGTGGCACTAAACGTGCCGGATAGCTTACTTAACGCATTTAAAAATATTAGTGATAGTTTATCTTCATCAAAATCAAACGTACAAACCGGTATTGATAATACTTACGATGCTTTTGAAAAGACCAAACTTAAAGAGCAACCAGATAGAGCAAAACCTATATACGATAAAGCTAAGCAGGCTAGCCAAGTGGCTAAAGAGCTTGACGACTATGTTGAAGGTCTGAAAAAAGTGCTTATTGACAAAGCCGGTGGTTTTGACGAGAACATTAACGACTGGAAAGGCCGTGATAACCTTGACATCTCTGCTGAAGTGATGATTAACGGTAAAAAGGGCGAGGAGCTACGTAAAAAAATTGACGAGACCCGCGAAAAGTTACTAAACCTGCTTGATCCTAAAGACAGAACTTCAACAAAGTTGTCTTTATCAGCTGATGCGCCAGAAGCTAAAAAAGGCAACGCAAAACTGAAATGGGAAGAAGCTTACTTTGGTGATGGTATTCCGATGGGTGCTGCCATGACTTCATTAACTAAGGTACAGGCAGACGCTAAAAATGCTGAATCGGAAGTTGTAAAGAAGATTTTAGGTAAAGTAGACCAGGCTGTAGTTAACTTGGATAAGTTTTCGGCGGTTGCCGTAGCACCAAGCAGCTACATTATTGCCGGTCAGCCCTATAAAGCTGAAGTGTTCTTAACCGCGTCTGATTCAAAATCAAATCCTGATATCTCTGTAAACGGTTCGCGTTTACAGGTAAGCGAAGGCCGTGGTACATACAGCACCGGTACAAGCGGCGAGGGCACCCGTACCTGGATAGGCACTATTCGTGTGCGCCAAAACGATGGTACGATTAAAGAATACAAAACCGCTCCTCAAACGTACCAGGTAGCAAAACCATCGGCAACTGTTGCAGCTGAGAAGATGAACGTTTTATACATCGGTGTATCTAACCCTTTGTCAGTATCAGCGCCGGGTATTCCTAAAGACAAGCTGCGTGTAAGCATGTCGGGCGGATCGGTAAGCGGTTCTAATGGTTCGTTTACTGCTCGTGTAACTTCACCAGGTACAGTTAATGTAACCGTATCGGGCGAAGCATCTCCCGGAAAAACTCAGGTTTTAGGGTCAACTTTATTCCGCGTAAAACGTATACCAGATCCGGTAGTGATGTTTGGCGGTAAAGATGGCGGCCAAACTTCAACTGCTAACTTAAAAGCGCAGGATAGAGTGTTTGCAAAACTGGAGAATTTCGAATTTGATGCGAACTTTAACATCCAACGTTTTAACCTGTTGATATTGAAACCACGTCAGGATCCTATTTTACTGTCAACCAGCGGTAACCAATTATCAGGTCAAATGCGTGCCGCTATGGCCAGCATTGTGCCGGGTACCCGTGTGGCATTCACCAGTGTAATTGCTGTTGGTCCTGATGGTTCACAACGTGGCTTGAAAGACATTATCATTAGTGCAAATTAA